A single Nitrospira sp. DNA region contains:
- a CDS encoding FAD-dependent oxidoreductase, producing MDLRSGHPFWLLKNGLLSDYPSLKHDECCEVAVIGGGITGALVAHGLVQEGVETVLVDTRDIGAGSTAASTALLQYEIDTELHELIGSVGEAHAVRSYRLGLEAIDRVERLCGELGDECGFERKSSLYLASLKSDVSKLRKEYEARKAFGFHVEYWDAKEIGARSSFSAPGAILSHGDAQVDPFRLTHRLIQAARLQGLRVYDRCKVSKVESSGGGVVLHTKPGFRIRGRRVVFATGYESQRYLKQKVGSLKSTFSAPCFRDSI from the coding sequence ATGGATTTGCGATCGGGACATCCGTTCTGGCTCCTGAAAAATGGTCTCCTGTCCGATTATCCATCGCTCAAGCACGATGAGTGCTGCGAAGTCGCCGTCATCGGCGGCGGGATCACGGGGGCGTTGGTGGCGCACGGCTTGGTGCAGGAAGGCGTGGAGACCGTCCTGGTCGATACCAGAGATATCGGGGCCGGGAGCACGGCTGCCAGCACCGCTCTGCTGCAATATGAAATCGACACGGAGCTTCATGAACTCATTGGCTCGGTGGGGGAGGCGCACGCGGTACGCAGCTACCGGCTTGGCCTGGAAGCCATCGATAGGGTGGAGCGTCTCTGCGGCGAACTGGGGGACGAGTGCGGGTTCGAACGGAAATCCAGCCTCTATCTTGCCAGCCTGAAATCGGACGTATCGAAACTCCGGAAGGAATACGAGGCGCGCAAGGCCTTTGGCTTTCATGTGGAGTATTGGGACGCGAAGGAGATAGGAGCCCGCTCGTCATTTTCCGCCCCCGGGGCGATTCTGTCCCACGGGGATGCTCAAGTCGACCCGTTTCGTTTGACGCATCGGCTGATTCAAGCCGCGAGGCTACAAGGACTCCGGGTCTACGACCGCTGCAAGGTGTCCAAGGTGGAGTCTTCCGGCGGAGGTGTCGTCCTGCACACGAAGCCGGGTTTTCGAATCCGCGGACGACGGGTCGTGTTCGCGACCGGCTACGAATCCCAGCGATATCTGAAACAGAAGGTCGGCTCACTCAAAAGCACGTTTTCAGCGCCATGTTTCCGCGACTCGATATAG
- a CDS encoding FAD-dependent oxidoreductase has protein sequence MAYTWAGTFGETKDGLAYIGRTREFPHAYFALGYGGNGITFSVIAAKIITDLHLGRPSPDADIFRFDR, from the coding sequence GTGGCATACACCTGGGCGGGTACGTTCGGCGAGACCAAAGACGGCCTGGCGTACATCGGCCGGACTCGGGAGTTTCCGCATGCCTATTTTGCGCTCGGGTACGGCGGCAACGGCATTACGTTTAGCGTCATTGCGGCGAAGATCATCACCGACCTTCATCTCGGCCGACCGAGTCCTGACGCCGATATTTTTCGGTTCGATCGATGA